A genomic window from Cotesia glomerata isolate CgM1 linkage group LG7, MPM_Cglom_v2.3, whole genome shotgun sequence includes:
- the LOC123269699 gene encoding uncharacterized protein LOC123269699 has translation MGPEDRDAPVRINIPKRDAKTRSPLKKTVSASEFYSYRLMERVSEICHLVLFRNLFNQFLVDMYAKIETERLNWIRNNQTKLRSEEYIHLKDAIVKRDGQFSELGRMVVLPSSFTGGPRYMHERTQDAMTYVRHFGRPDLFITFTCNPKWSEIEDLLRQGQKSYDRHDIIARVFCLKVKHMMNLLTKGCIFGNVRCNMYTVEWQKRGLPHVHILLWLEEKIRPDSIDEVIRAELPDPDQDQTLHEIIKSTMIHGPCGVFNFSSPCMLAGVCTKRYPRPFLKETQTGEDGYPKYRRRSPEDGGIAIKINGNDIENRWVVPFNSVLSRTFKAHINIEYCNSVKSIRYICKYVNKGSDQAAFTVENLDEVSRYEAGRYISSSEAVWRIFGFHIHERYPPVVHLAVHLENGQKVYFTEENIVYKIANPKKTTLIGFFDLCKVDGFARTLLYSEVPGYYVWRNN, from the coding sequence ATGGGTCCCGAAGACCGAGATGCGCCAGTGCGCATAAACATACCTAAACGTGACGCAAAGACTAGGTCCCCTCTCAAGAAGACTGTCTCTGCTTCTGAGTTCTACAGTTATAGGTTAATGGAGCGTGTTAGTGAAATATGTCATTTAGTACTCTTTCGTAATCTCTTTAATCAGTTTTTAGTTGACATGTATGCTAAGATTGAAACTGAAAGGCTCAATTGGATTCGTAATAATCAAACAAAACTTAGGAGTGAGGAGTATATCCACCTAAAAGACGCTATAGTAAAAAGAGATGGACAGTTTTCAGAACTTGGTAGAATGGTTGTATTGCCGTCTTCGTTCACTGGTGGACCCCGCTACATGCATGAACGAACTCAAGACGCTATGACGTACGTACGGCATTTCGGACGTCCAGATTTATTCATTACATTCACTTGCAATCCTAAATGGTCAGAAATTGAAGATCTTTTGAGACAAGGACAAAAATCTTATGATCGACACGATATCATTGCGAGGGTATTTTGTTTGAAAGTTAAGCACATGATGAATCTTCTGACAAAAGGTTGTATCTTTGGCAATGTAAGGTGTAACATGTATACTGTGGAATGGCAGAAGCGTGGACTTCCACATGTTCATATTCTTCTTTGgttggaagaaaaaataagaCCTGACTCTATTGACGAAGTTATAAGAGCTGAATTACCTGACCCCGATCAGGATCAAACACttcatgaaattattaaatcaacaatGATTCATGGCCCGTGTGGAGTTTTCAATTTCAGTTCACCTTGCATGCTGGCTGGTGTTTGCACTAAACGATACCCAAGGCCTTTCTTGAAAGAAACTCAAACAGGTGAAGATGGATATCCTAAGTATCGAAGGCGGTCTCCGGAAGACGGTGGaatagcaataaaaattaatggaaaTGATATTGAAAATCGATGGGTGGTACCATTTAATTCTGTTTTGTCACGTACTTTCAAAGCTCATATTAATATTGAGTATTGCAATTCAGTTAAATCTATTAGATACATCTGCAAGTACGTAAATAAGGGTTCTGATCAGGCAGCGTTTACCGTTGAAAATTTAGATGAGGTTTCTAGGTATGAAGCAGGACGATACATAAGCAGTTCTGAAGCAGTCTGGCGTATTTTCGGTTTTCACATTCATGAGAGATATCCTCCTGTTGTTCATCTTGCTGTTCATCTAGAAAATGGTCAAAAAGTTTATTTCACAGAAGAGaacattgtttataaaatcGCGAATCCAAAGAAAACAACGCTTATAGGTTTTTTCGATCTTTGTAAAGTAGATGGTTTTGCGCGAACTCTTTTGTATAGTGAAGTTCCAGGTTATTACGTTTGgagaaacaattaa
- the LOC123269697 gene encoding ATP-dependent DNA helicase RRM3-like, with protein MILTGIVLYKKASIFDSPYKIRELFAIMLVFCQVGDPIKLWTKYRESLAEDIKRQMERESRDVELIVDIVYNQCLILLEDIVTSMSGKSLLEFGLPEPLREQSNVINNRQYMNELAYDVSQLIEVVSVGVSKLNDDQKQVYDEVLNSIDSNSGKLFFLDAPGGTGKTFLINLLLAKIRSRKNIAVAVASSGIAATLIDGGKTAHSAFKLPLNLNHSDNPICNISKQSDMAHLLKETKIIMWDECTMAHKKGVEALNQTLQDIRENNRLMGRLTILLAGDFRQTLPVVPRGTHADEIKACLKSSILWPNIKVLSLKVNMRVCLQNDLRAKEFSELLIDIGNGNLPEEEGKITIPSNLCETVGDLITLINRIYPNIQRGALDSLSWLKKRAILTPTNESADRIDTLLLEQQTTEHMKYESVDTVIEVEETVHYPVEFLHTLNTPGIPPHILHLKISTPIMLLRNLNPPKLCNDTRLQVKTLRKNLIEAIIFTGKYEGENVFIPRIPLIPSDYHCEFKRLQFPVRVCFAMTINKAQGQSLKLAGVDLQSECFSNGQFYVACSRVSSYEDLIILQSEKRTKNVVYKEVLNI; from the coding sequence ATGATATTAACTGGGATCGTACTTTATAAAAAAGCTTCTATTTTTGATTCTCCTTATAAAATTAGAGAGTTATTCGCGATTATGTTGGTTTTTTGTCAAGTGGGAGATCCGATAAAATTATGGACAAAGTACCGGGAAAGTTTGGCAGAAGATATCAAAAGACAAATGGAAAGAGAGAGTAGAGATGTTGAACTGATCGTTGATATCGTTTACAACCAGTGTCTTATCCTTCTTGAAGATATTGTTACATCAATGTCAGGTAAGTCATTGTTAGAATTTGGGCTTCCAGAACCATTAAGAGAGCAAAGCAACGTTATTAACAACCGTCAGTACATGAATGAATTGGCTTATGATGTTTCTCAGTTGATCGAAGTAGTTTCTGTAGGGGTTTCGAAATTAAATGACGATCAGAAACAAGTTTATGATGAAGTCTTGAACAGTATTGATTCTAATTCAGGGAAGTTGTTTTTTCTTGATGCTCCTGGTGGAACTGGGAAAACTTTCTTGATCAATCTTCTGCTTGCTAAAATTAGgagtagaaaaaatattgctgttgctgttgcttCGTCAGGGATTGCAGCTACGTTAATTGATGGAGGCAAGACGGCGCACTCAGCTTTTAAACTACCTCTCAACTTGAATCATTCCGATAATCCCATTTGTAATATCTCAAAGCAAAGTGACATGGCGCATTTACTcaaagaaacaaaaattataatgtggGATGAGTGTACTATGGCCCACAAGAAAGGTGTTGAGGCTCTTAATCAGACACTTCAAGACATTAGAGAGAATAATCGACTTATGGGTAGGTTGACTATTCTtttagctggtgacttcagaCAAACTTTACCTGTTGTACCACGAGGGACACATGCAGATGAGATTAAAGCCTGCctaaaatcttcaattttatGGCCTAATATAAAAGTCCTATCGTTGAAAGTTAATATGAGGGTATGTCTTCAAAATGACTTGAGAGCGAAAGAGTTTTCAGAATTATTGATTGACATAGGTAACGGAAATCTCCCAGAAgaagaaggaaaaataacCATTCCAAGTAACCTTTGTGAAACTGTGGGAGATTtgattactttaattaatagaaTATACCCGAATATTCAACGTGGTGCATTAGATAGTTTATCATGGTTAAAAAAAAGAGCTATTCTGACTCCAACAAATGAATCAGCTGATAGAATTGATACCTTACTGCTAGAACAACAAACAACTGAACATATGAAGTATGAGTCTGTGGATACAGTCATAGAAGTAGAGGAAACTGTTCATTATCCTGTTGAGTTTCTGCATACACTTAACACGCCAGGCATACCACCTCATATTCTTCATCTAAAGATTAGTACACCGATAATGTTGTTGCGTAACTTGAATCCTCCCAAATTGTGTAATGACACCAGACTACAGGTAAAAACTCTgcggaaaaatttaattgaagcgATCATTTTTACAGGAAAGTATGAGGGTGAAAATGTATTCATTCCAAGAATACCTTTGATTCCATCAGATTATCATTGTGAATTTAAGCGTTTGCAGTTTCCAGTTAGAGTTTGCTTCGCGATGACTATTAATAAAGCTCAAGGGCAGAGTTTAAAATTAGCTGGTGTAGATTTGCAAAGTGAATGTTTTTCCAATGGTCAATTTTATGTAGCATGTTCAAGAGTAAGTTCCTATGAAGATCTCATCATTCTTCAATCAGAGAAGCGAACGAAAAATGTTGTGTATAAAGAAGTTTTAAACATATAA